A window of Mustela erminea isolate mMusErm1 chromosome 19, mMusErm1.Pri, whole genome shotgun sequence genomic DNA:
GGAGTCTGATTTCTCTGAGGTTACCCGTACCACCCGCTTTCTCAGATCTCCTTGagtctgttttgtgtttttttctgtggACACCACCGTTGACCAGCTTCTCCTAAGTGGCCTGAGTTTGCTGAAGTCCCCTCTCCTGCCCAATTTCTCTGAGGTGATCTCTATCCCCGCTATCCCTGATTTCtctgaggctccctgctcccatcCCCATGGGCCTCGCTTTCCAGGGGCTCTCTTACCTACTGGTCAGGTTCGTGAGCTCTGGGAAGAGGTTTTCCACGGGCTGTTCTTCAAACTGATGCAGCCCCTCGTTCTGGGGGAACCAAGACCAACCCCCACCCAACCCCCGACCTGGGAGTCAGTGGCCGGCCTCACACCCAGCACCAGCCCGTGGCAGCCTGGGCAGGGCCCTGCCCACcgtgcctccctctgcctcacctcctTGTACAGATGAATGGCTGGGTCATTCCCACTCAGGAGAAACACTGTCTCGAGCTGATTCCCGACCTGGACCCTGAAAGCAGAGAAATCTAGAGCCCCAGTGTGGTAGAACTTTCTGAATCGCAGAAACCTTCTGTTTCTAGAGCCCTCATCTGCTAGAACCCTCATTCTGGCTGTGGATTCAGGCACGGAACATGGGGCTCTTATATTCTAGAATACCAGAACCTCTTTAATCTAGAACTCCAGTGTTCCAGCAGTTCTGTTTTCCACTTCCTTTGAAATACTCGAATTTCTAGAAACTGCCACCATAAAAGAGCAGAACATCCAAATCCTAGAATCCAGAACATCAGCTTCTAGAATTCTCACCTGCTAGACCAGAGGCTGGCAAACTATGACCTACAGACCAAATCCAACTTACCCCCTATtgctataaataaagttttattgaaacacagttACACCAATTATTTACAAAGTATCGATTTCTTGCTACAGTGGCACAGCTGAGTAGTTATAAGAGAGaagatctaggggcacctgggttgctcagtgggttaagcctctgccttcagctcagatcatgatctcagggtcatctcctgcgatcaagccctgcgtccggctctctgctcagcggggagcccattccccctctctctctgcctgcctctctgcctacttgtgatctctctctttattaagagagagagaggatctagCCCTTAACAGAAAAACTTGGCTACTCACTGTGCTAGACCACTGGTGTTCTAAAATGGAACTCAGAGCTCAAGTGGAATTTTCACACTTTGGGATTCTAGAAACCTCACAATCTAGATGGTCTGTATTCTTGAAATATGAGAATATAAAACAGGAGAATGACTTTATCACTAAAGAATCTCAGAATTACCAAactgcagaattttaaaatcttgggatCTCAGAACTTGTGACTCTAGAAATCTCAGTATCTCTGGATCTTGCAGGATCCAAATCTAGCACATTGGAACCCAAGATTCTAGATGTCCAGAACAAAGGTGCTCAATCAGCTCTCAGATTAGCTAGCTCGGGGCTGAGGCTGGTCCACAGACACTTTAAAAGCACAatattcagggcgcctgggtggctcagtgggttaaagcctctgccttcagctcaggtcatgatcccagggtcctgggatcaagccccgcatcaggctctctgctcagtggggagcctgcttccccttctctctctctctgcctacttgtgatctctgtctgtcaaataaataaataaaatattaaaaaaaaaaagcacaatgttctaaaaaacaaaactggagtgTGACTGTCTACAGGCAGGTTTGCCTTGTTGGCAGGAGCCTCcactgtgtgcacacacacacacacacacacacacactctctctctctctctgttgtatGACACCTGCAGCTTACGTACTCTGCATGGCACAGCTGGAAAGGAGTGAACTGGAGCTCCAGGTTCAGGCAGCTCTCTGTAaggggagcacaagcagatggGGACCGGGCACCTGACAGGTGCCCCCTCCCATCTTCCCCTACCCTCCTTCCCTCGAGGCCACACTTACGTGCAATGGAGTCAAGGTTGTACTCAGAGCCAGGCTCGTAGTCGCAGTAAATGTTAAGGAAGGGGCTGCCCTTGTCCCCTGAATCCTGAGGTAGGAAACTGGCCTCAGGGGAGAGCAGGGGCAGTGAGAGGGATTTGGGTCAGACGTACAGGGACTGTAAGGAGAGAATGGGTAGATGGAGGGGGCCTGGATACCTTGATGAACGTGattcccaccaccaggccccGCTTTGGGGGTGACTTGTTGAAGGTGTCAATGGAGACAATCTCTGCATCCACTGGGAGGGGACAAAGTGCACGTCAGACAGAACCCTATATATGCAATCATGGTGACCCCTGATCTCTAGGACTCACTAATCTCTGACCATGGCAATTACCATCATCTCCTGGTCCCTGTGAATCCTGATCACAGCCGTGGTACAAGGGATCCTAACCTCCGGGTCTCAGGAATCCTGAACCCTAACCATTGACAAGATGCCTCCCGATTATCAGCCTTGATACCTTTCAGTCACACTGATCCCATTCTCTCACTGCGGTGACCCAGCTCAGAGCCTCAGAAACCTTCTCAACACCAAGTTCGAGGCCCCCCAACCCCATGGCGCCACGCACCGGGAATGTAGTTGAACTGCAGCTCCTTGGCCACGGGCCGGATTTTCTGTCGGAGGTCTTGGTAGCGGAAGCCCAGTACCTTGCCTTTAAGGGTGGCGGCCAGCAGCTCCCCGCGCCCGCCCGCACCGCCCGCCAGCCCGTACACATTGCTCTGCGACGAGAAACGCGTGAAGCTATCCTCGCGCAGCGGGCACGGCCTTGCGGCCACGGCCGCCTCCCCCATCACGCCCCTCAACCACTCACCCCCCGACAGCGCCCGGCGCCGCCGCCCACCCTCCCCATCTACCCACCGCTCCCTATGCGACCTGAACCGCCGGGTGCCCGCACGTCGCGCAGACTGATGACGTAAAGAAGCTGCCGTCGCTGCCCTTTACCAAGATGGCCACCCGCCGGGCGGCCAGGGCTTCCGTCCCATGACTGCCCCACCGCGCGTGCGCGTTCCTCTCCGCTCCTTTTCTGAGTGGCGGAGAAGGGCTGCCGCTTGTGGCCTGAACTGGGGGGCGGTCTCGTAGTGCAGTGTGGAAGGTAGAGTAGTAATCCTAAAACTCCGATTCGTCCTTACGTACCAGGAGGTGTTCTAAGCGCtttccatctatttatttatttcaaactcAGAAGCAGGCTGAGGCAGTTACTAGGTTTTACGAAGGAATCGAGGCTCCCGAGGTAATCTGCGTCCTATCGCACAGCTGGTAAGCAGCAGTAGTGGAATCCAAACAAGATAGTTCACAGTCTGTTGTCTTCATCACGTTCCCTTTAAAGTGGTTAAATGGATTCCTACTCAACGAAGAAGGATCTGGCTGTCTGTCCCAGCAAATAACCACCTCCTTCACTGAATACCTACTTGGTGCCGGCACGTTGGCCCCGATTGTCACGGAATGCTGACAACCCCCAGGCTGTGGTTACTCTGAATTCATTTActcagcatttattgagcacttcctgTGTGCCCGGTCATCCTTTATGTATCAGTCTCAACAAACCCTTCCAACTCTGCAAAGAACTTCATTATCCCAATTTACAGAAGATGAAATTGTGGCTCTGATAGGACTCAAAAGTGGTGGAGACGGGTGTCAGCCCGGTGTTTCTGACTCTGGGGTCTTCAGGGGTTCACATacgtgcctcttttttttttttttttttcttttttgacctaGAAGGGCATCAAGAATTTGAGGACTCTGTATACATCTGTACATCATTTCCAGAAGACATGAGTTGGCCAACTGTGCGGCCACCTTGAGTgatctgtcacacacacacacacacacacacacacacacacacggtagaAAGCTCACGTGCGTGCACACAATAAACAAGGACAGCGGGAACCATGAAGGTAGTGACTAGATGTCCCTTGGTCACAGTCAGATCCCCAGTCCTGGACCACAAGGCTGGACACAAAGTTAAGCATTCAGTATATAGGTGTTGGAAATCCAAAGACTCTGTGCCAGCCCCTTTGCCAAGCACCAGGGACGTTACGTAAGAGACACAAGGGGAAATTTCTCGAAGGCACATGGGATCTGGAGGGTGGTGAAGGGGAGTTTGTGTCCCTTCTCGACTTTGGGATTTGGTGACCAAATCTTGGAGGGCAGGGTCTGGCTGTGTGGTTTCATGCTGTATTCCCAGGGCGTAGCCCAGGcatggcatacagtaggtgcttagtAGATACTCGCTGTGTCAGTTGAACGTGGGGTCTAATTCTGCTTCTCAAGAATGTTTTCttcaggctgcttctccctcacatGGTAGCCTCTGAACTATGTTCACTTAACAtctgttaagtgaataaataaagttatatgttgggaaggaaagaagtgtCCTGCTCAGTGATTTCCACCTCTTGTGGCACATGTGACTCAGCTGTGGAATTTCcaggaaaaaaccaaaaccccccAGAAGGGTGGGGAGCTTCACCCAAATCTCAATTTATCACGCTGTGACCCAAGCTTGTGtactttaaatgattttaagcACAGCCAGGGTCAAGACTCACTACTGAGGTCAGGGTGGCAGAAAAATTCTGACCTACATATCCTTAAACCTGTGCCAGTGGCAGACATTGGTAATCGATCTCGGGTCTCAGGAGTCTTAACTGAGCCCTAGGCAGCCATCATCAATCAATCCATCTGAGCTGTGGGAGGAGCTGAAGGGGACAGGAGCAGGGCCTCCTACAGTAGTCCATAGAGAATGGACTTGACACTGAACCTGAACCTCTTTTGGACTTCTTCCGGGTTCTGGCCTGGAGCACCTCTTTGAGGAGCCTGACCTGGTCTCCCAGGCAGCCCCTCCTCTGCATctgccccactcccagcccccagtTCACTTCCTGACATCCCAACCCATAGCAACTGTGCCTTTTGGGCAGAGCTTCCTCCAGCTCAGTGACCccacagcccagggccaggcacagCCCATGCACATCAGACTGCTCACCTCCACACAGGCCTCCACTGTGGCGTGTGGTGGAGGCTGGTGGTTCTTGCCCACCTTCCCTGGGCAGAGGGCTCCTGCCATCTCCTCTTCCACTGCCATGCCCGCTTGGTCTTCATGCACTGCCCACCTAAGCTGTCTCCCCCCTTGTCCTGGGATGCCTGGACCAAATAGCAGTGGGGCTTTCAACCCTCCTTCCAGGCAGACTTGGGCACAAGGGGACTCTCTTTCAGCCTCCTTACTACCACTGTCCTTAACCTCCATTCTCCAGCCAGCTGAGGGCTGGGACTGCCACCCGCCATCCCAGCTGAGGAAACTCAGGCCCACAGAACTCAGAGGCCATAGGATTAAGCTGGGTACTCCTGGACTCCCGAGCCTACTCATCCCTAGGCCTCCCTGGGGACCTCTGACCCCAGCCCTGTCTTCTGGTCACACCTGCCCTCTTTCCCACCCAGTGTGTCCAGAGCCCAAGCCGGGGACCAGGAGGGGTAGGGAGACAGGACACCAGCCCTGAAGGGAGAAGGGGGCAgcagaggtgaggaggaggaagggagactcatgcaaagtattcttttttattttttttcttaggcCAGCTGCAGCTTCTGACCATAAAACCTCAAAGCACtagggaaggagcagaagaaggGGTGAATGCAGGGATGAC
This region includes:
- the KPTN gene encoding KICSTOR complex protein kaptin isoform X5, translating into MGEAAVAARPCPLREDSFTRFSSQSNVYGLAGGAGGRGELLAATLKGKVLGFRYQDLRQKIRPVAKELQFNYIPVDAEIVSIDTFNKSPPKRGLVVGITFIKDSGDKGSPFLNIYCDYEPGSEYNLDSIAQSCLNLELQFTPFQLCHAEVQVGNQLETVFLLSGNDPAIHLYKENEGLHQFEEQPVENLFPELTNLTSSVLWLDVHNLPGTSRRLSALGCQSGYVRVAHVDQRSQEVLQTWTILQDGPISRVIVFSLSAPRETKDPTEREEYSVLVASMLEPAVVYRSQSQPAVAPLVGSTGVQVGSEPPTPASQRPCACPDWRQGCCQKGQQGPLCRGEMAPPLGGSVGGCPFWATVNSLRK